In Aegilops tauschii subsp. strangulata cultivar AL8/78 chromosome 3, Aet v6.0, whole genome shotgun sequence, one genomic interval encodes:
- the LOC141020822 gene encoding uncharacterized protein yields the protein MEQEVAGGSITPEWASLPPDLVRLVADCVLSTSGVDGYVAMRAVCPSWRSAVAKPSPHAAVANLRFRPRQWVLLNGADDDQGRPLFLNITTGRFRRLRIPVLRDYIFVGASDGLLVLGDSEPPHAARLLNPLTGDMLPFAAPIYPEAWVEKAVAGTEPTIIFSLPPVRFSFYCPLKRGWEDAVYSADPTGQLRVVKFHDAASDDLGLFFLRSMVTYAGNVYVLSSGGTLCKIVWTGSHWYGERILEIGRDDTGTLLECAGKLLLVRKDSEITEVFSVDVERKVLEPIKNIGNSALFLNYSKWMVVDADKLPSIDGNCIYSADAGHQFDSMYVRYESYDLSDGKRKYVNCPQVPRDVCGAESGTIYEGPLSLPQVLLTPYPEVKAQVDRFHQT from the coding sequence ATGGAGCAGGAGGTCGCTGGTGGATCTATCACGCCGGAATGGGCGTCGCTTCCGCCGGATCTCGTCCGGCTCGTTGCCGACTGCGTCCTCTCCACCAGCGGCGTCGACGGGTACGTGGCCATGAGGGCCGTCTGCCCCAGCTGGCGCTCTGCCGTCGCCAAGCCATCTCCGCACGCCGCGGTCGCCAACCTCCGTTTCCGCCCACGGCAGTGGGTCTTGCTCAACGGGGCAGACGACGACCAAGGCCGGCCCCTCTTCCTCAACATCACCACGGGGCGCTTCCGCCGCCTGCGCATCCCGGTGCTGCGTGACTACATCTTCGTCGGTGCGTCCGACGGTCTCTTGGTCCTCGGGGACAGTGAGCCCCCGCATGCCGCTCGTCTCCTCAACCCATTGACCGGTGACATGCTTCCCTTTGCGGCGCCCATATATCCTGAAGCTTGGGTGGAGAAGGCAGTCGCTGGGACTGAACCAACCATCATCTTCTCTCTCCCACCGGTCCGTTTCTCGTTTTATTGTCCTTTGAAGCGAGGTTGGGAAGACGCGGTTTACTCTGCTGATCCCACGGGCCAGTTACGTGTGGTGAAGTTTCACGATGCTGCTTCGGACGATCTAGGCTTGTTCTTCCTTCGGAGCATGGTCACCTATGCAGGCAATGTTTATGTGCTCAGTTCTGGAGGAACTTTATGCAAGATCGTTTGGACCGGTAGCCACTGGTATGGGGAGCGAATATTGGAGATTGGCAGGGACGACACTGGTACTCTCCTGGAGTGTGCTGGTAAATTGCTGCTTGTGAGAAAGGACTCCGAAATCACTGAAGTTTTCAGTGTGGATGTCGAGCGGAAGGTGCTTGAACCAATCAAAAATATCGGCAACAGTGCGCTCTTCCTGAATTATAGCAAGTGGATGGTAGTTGATGCAGATAAGCTTCCTTCCATTGACGGCAACTGCATTTATAGCGCTGATGCTGGACACCAATTTGATAGCATGTACGTGAGATATGAGTCATATGACCTCAGCGACGGCAAGAGGAAATACGTCAACTGCCCTCAGGTTCCTCGAGATGTTTGTGGAGCTGAAAGCGGTACAATATATGAAGGACCTTTGAGCCTTCCTCAGGTGCTTCTCACTCCCTATCCAGAAGTGAAGGCTCAAGTAGATCGGTTCCACCAAACCTAA